Proteins from a genomic interval of Maniola jurtina chromosome 8, ilManJurt1.1, whole genome shotgun sequence:
- the LOC123867512 gene encoding 2-acylglycerol O-acyltransferase 2-A-like isoform X1 — translation MDTILGTFHYISEALGIEWAPLHLPMSRRLQTLAATAWIILVLFGEAAAILIFIQLIYSGFWWLTLLYGIWMLNDLDVCHRGGRKIEWVRNWSWWNYYRDYFPIKLVKKQDLDPSRNYLFACFPHGVVCSGAFGAFATNALGFYKVFPGMTCHMITLAGHFRVPFFRDLVLALGSCASSQESLLYLLDKKKHQGKCVALIVGGAAEALDSHPGEYKVILSRRKGFVRVAMKSGAPLVPVFSFGEPDVFRPPNNPQDSLLRKFQEKVRQLTGISPMFPIGRGVFQYSFGVVPLRSPITTVVGEPMEIERNLEPTDAEVDAVHAQFTQRLISLFEAEKSKYLKDHEKVKLVIT, via the exons ATGGATACGATTTTAGGAACATTTCA ttacATCTCAGAAGCATTAGGAATAGAATGGGCGCCCCTCCACCTGCCCATGTCTCGTCGTCTCCAGACCCTGGCTGCGACGGCCTGGATTATTCTAGTGCTGTTCGGGGAAGCggcagccattttgattttCATACAACTCATATACTCCGGGTTCTGGTGGCTAACGCTTTTGTATGGCATTTGGATGCTAAACGATCTCGATGTTTGCCATAGAGGTGGTCGAAA AATAGAATGGGTTCGAAACTGGTCTTGGTGGAACTACTACCGCGACTATTTCCCAATCAAACTCGTCAAAAAGCAAGATTTGGATCCTTCTAGAAACTACCTCTTCGCCTGCTTCCCTCACGGCGTGGTATGCTCTGGAGCTTTCGGGGCCTTTGCCACAAATGCTTTGGGCTTCTACAAAGTATTCCCAGGAATGACTTGCCATATGATTACGTTGGCTGGACATTTTAGAGTGCCTTTTTTCCGAGATTTGGTTCTTGCTCTGGGAAGCTGTGCGTCTTCTCAAGAGAGTTTGCTTTATCTGTTGGATAAGAAGAAGCATCAAGGGAAATGTGTAGCCTTGATCGTTGGCGGTGCTGCAGAGGCGTTGGACTCGCATCCTGGAGAGTATAAAGTCATATTGAGCAGGAGGAAAGGATTTGTTCGAGTTGCTATGAAATCTGG AGCTCCCCTGGTCCCAGTATTCTCATTCGGTGAACCGGACGTGTTCCGACCGCCGAACAACCCTCAAGACAGTCTACTCCGCAAGTTCCAGGAGAAAGTGCGCCAGCTCACCGGCATTTCACCCATGTTCCCCATCGGTCGAGGCGTCTTCCAGTACTCTTTTGGGGTGGTGCCTCTGAGATCGCCGATCACGACTGTCG TTGGTGAGCCAATGGAGATAGAAAGGAATTTGGAGCCAACTGACGCCGAGGTGGACGCAGTACACGCGCAATTCACTCAGAGACTCATCTCGCTGTTCGAGGCCGAGAAGAGTAAATATCTGAAGGACCACGAAAAAGTAAAACTTGTCATTACATAA
- the LOC123867512 gene encoding 2-acylglycerol O-acyltransferase 2-A-like isoform X2 produces MSRRLQTLAATAWIILVLFGEAAAILIFIQLIYSGFWWLTLLYGIWMLNDLDVCHRGGRKIEWVRNWSWWNYYRDYFPIKLVKKQDLDPSRNYLFACFPHGVVCSGAFGAFATNALGFYKVFPGMTCHMITLAGHFRVPFFRDLVLALGSCASSQESLLYLLDKKKHQGKCVALIVGGAAEALDSHPGEYKVILSRRKGFVRVAMKSGAPLVPVFSFGEPDVFRPPNNPQDSLLRKFQEKVRQLTGISPMFPIGRGVFQYSFGVVPLRSPITTVVGEPMEIERNLEPTDAEVDAVHAQFTQRLISLFEAEKSKYLKDHEKVKLVIT; encoded by the exons ATGTCTCGTCGTCTCCAGACCCTGGCTGCGACGGCCTGGATTATTCTAGTGCTGTTCGGGGAAGCggcagccattttgattttCATACAACTCATATACTCCGGGTTCTGGTGGCTAACGCTTTTGTATGGCATTTGGATGCTAAACGATCTCGATGTTTGCCATAGAGGTGGTCGAAA AATAGAATGGGTTCGAAACTGGTCTTGGTGGAACTACTACCGCGACTATTTCCCAATCAAACTCGTCAAAAAGCAAGATTTGGATCCTTCTAGAAACTACCTCTTCGCCTGCTTCCCTCACGGCGTGGTATGCTCTGGAGCTTTCGGGGCCTTTGCCACAAATGCTTTGGGCTTCTACAAAGTATTCCCAGGAATGACTTGCCATATGATTACGTTGGCTGGACATTTTAGAGTGCCTTTTTTCCGAGATTTGGTTCTTGCTCTGGGAAGCTGTGCGTCTTCTCAAGAGAGTTTGCTTTATCTGTTGGATAAGAAGAAGCATCAAGGGAAATGTGTAGCCTTGATCGTTGGCGGTGCTGCAGAGGCGTTGGACTCGCATCCTGGAGAGTATAAAGTCATATTGAGCAGGAGGAAAGGATTTGTTCGAGTTGCTATGAAATCTGG AGCTCCCCTGGTCCCAGTATTCTCATTCGGTGAACCGGACGTGTTCCGACCGCCGAACAACCCTCAAGACAGTCTACTCCGCAAGTTCCAGGAGAAAGTGCGCCAGCTCACCGGCATTTCACCCATGTTCCCCATCGGTCGAGGCGTCTTCCAGTACTCTTTTGGGGTGGTGCCTCTGAGATCGCCGATCACGACTGTCG TTGGTGAGCCAATGGAGATAGAAAGGAATTTGGAGCCAACTGACGCCGAGGTGGACGCAGTACACGCGCAATTCACTCAGAGACTCATCTCGCTGTTCGAGGCCGAGAAGAGTAAATATCTGAAGGACCACGAAAAAGTAAAACTTGTCATTACATAA
- the LOC123867513 gene encoding uncharacterized protein LOC123867513, which yields MDVKKSTKCVYPENKTVQENNILLNIIKEVCNEPNTKLSQKLVGKVNRIIADCDLTHHASFHKVFTSDESTATVLGVMHQTTTELTFDEQAELNQAVVNKINEKIPIFTAELEHLKQNTGNGTISHTEQVRELQESIDEKLNSLQEKEKEKVGLMMEWLNHQLQHVSTFNCQANELLTYKTKILELKSKILYLRIVCGIFTETNQSIKAYSEIHKDIKDHLRETEHQIESYKRIIASDCNINN from the exons ATGGATGTGAAAAAGAGTACAAAATGTGTATATCCAGAAAACaagacagttcaagaaaataatatcctccttaatattataaaggaggtTTGTAATGAACCAAACACCAAGCTGTCCCAGAAGTTGGTAGGCAAAGTTAACAGGATAATCGCTGATTGCGACCTAACTCATCATGCAAGTTTTCATAAAGTGTTCACTTCTGATGAGAGCACTGCCACTGTTCTAG GGGTTATGCACCAAACAACCACAGAATTGACCTTTGATGAACAAGCAGAACTCAATCAGGCAGTAGTCAACAAAATCAATGAAAAAATACCCATATTCACTGCTGAACTAGAGCATTTGAAACAAAACACAG GCAATGGAACGATATCTCATACTGAACAAGTGAGAGAACTTCAGGAAAGTATAGATGAGAAGCTGAACAGCCTTCAAGAAAAGGAGAAGGAGAAGGTGGGGCTGATGATGGAGTGGCTCAACCACCAGCTGCAGCATGTCTCCACATTTAATTGCCAGGCCAATGAGCTGCTCACTTACAAGACAAAGATTTTGGAGCTGAAGTCCAA GATCCTGTACTTGCGCATCGTGTGCGGCATATTCACGGAGACCAACCAATCGATCAAGGCCTACAGCGAGATACACAAGGACATCAAGGACCACCTGCGTGAAACTGAGCATCAGATCGAAAGCTATAAACGTATCATTGCTAGcgattgtaatattaacaactAG